The genomic window CGAGGATTAACCGACCGGACCGAACAGTTCTGGTCGATGATGCTAACTAGCATCGACTGCTTTCACCGGGCAGAAGCTAACCGAGCTCCCCTGACTCCCTCCATGGCTAAgcggctaacgctagctgccCTACCTCAATCCGTTCCGGGCTGCCACAGCCGGTCCATTTCCACCGCGGGGGGGGAGGACACCCTCCAATGAGAGACTCAAATAGAAACGGACtgattaaaaccaaacagacaGCTAAGAAAGTAGAAACTAGCTAAATCCGGAGTTTTACAGACCATCCGCGTTCGCAGGACACGTCCAACGCGTCAAATCACCCTAAACATTGAGGTCAAAGGTGACTTCCGCTTCGGGattttcaaagtaaaaacaCTCATTTTGCGGTTCGTTGTCAGTGAAGGATGAATTGTGAATGTCACCATCAAAAATTAactgaagaatttttttaaattttttaagaatttagatttaaaaacagaaattttGGAAAAAGTAAACATTCACGAGTTAGGAAttgacacaattttttttggcAATTTATGTTTAAGGTGGAAGTAGGCTTTCCTGTCTACGCCCAccggacaggaagtgtttgttataataaataattatattatttatttatttacttattattatttataatcttctattcctttcggcttttcccttcaggggtcgccacagtgaatcaattgcctccatctagccctgtcctttgaatcctcttctctcacaccaactcccttcatgtcttccctcattacatccataaacctcctctttggtcttcctctaggcctcctgcctggcagttcaaaacccagcatccttctaccaatatattcactatctctcctctggacatgtccaaaccatctcagtctggcctctctgactttatctccaaaacctctaacatgtgctgtccctctgatgtactcattcctgatcctatccttcctggtcactcccagatagaacctcagcatcttcatctctgctacctccagctctgtctcctgtcttttcctcagtgacactgtctctagaccaaacaacatcgctggtctcaccacagttttgtacacctttcctttcattttagctgaaactcttctatcacacatcacacctgacactttcctccacccattccatcctgcctgtacacgcctcttcacctcttttccacactctccattgctctggactgttgaacctaagcacttaaaatcctccaccttcttgatctcttctccctgtaacctcactcttccacttgggtccctctcattcacacacatgtactctgtcttactgtggctaaccttcattcctctcctttccaggacaaacctccacctctctagcttctcctccacctcttccctgctctcactacagatcacaatgtcatctgcaaacatcatagtccatggtgattcctgtctaacctcgtctgtcagcctgtccatcaccatagcgaacaagaaggctcagggctcagagctgatccctgatgcagtcccacctccaccttgaactcctctgtcacacctacagcacacctcaccactgtcttacagtcctcatacatgtcctgcaccgctctaacatacttctctgccactccagacttcttcatacaataacACAGTCCCTCTCTGGGCACcatgtcataagctttctccagatctacaaaaacacaatgcagctccctctggccttctctgtacttctctatcaacatcctcaaagcaaatactgcatctgtagtactcttttttggcatgaaaccatactgctgctcacaaattctcacttctgcccttagtctagcttccactactctttcccataacttcattgtatggctcatcagctttattcctctgtagttgccacaactctgcacatctcccttgttcttaaaaatgggcaccagcacacttctcctccattcctcatgcatcttctcactatctaagatcctgttgaacaacccagtcagaaactctactgcgaCCTCTCCGAGACACTTCctaacctctacaggtatatcatcaggaccgactgcctttccactcttcatcctcttcagtgccctcctcacttcatcctgactaatctttgctacatcctggtccacaacagtcacctcttctagtctttgttctctctcattttccacgttcatcaactcttcaaagtattctttccatcttcccatcacactactgacacttgtcaataggcttccatccctatccttaatcaccctaacctgctgcacgtccttcccatctctgtctctctgtcttgccaacctgtatagatcagtctctccctccttactgtccaacctagcatacaagtcatcataagctttttgtttggcctttgctacctctaccttcaccttacgttgcatcttcctgtactcctgtctactctcctcagtcctctcagcgtcccacttcttcttagctaacctctttctctgtatacactcctgtacctcctcattcccccaccaagtctccttatctactttccttccagatgacacaccaagtactctcctacctatctccctgatcacattagctgtagttatttattataatatattattattaatatgtattattatattatattcaattatatttattacaacaataataattgaTACATTAACTGAGTATAGAGCACACATGAAATTTCAAGTGTTGCCTTTAAAAtcttaattaaaaacatatgGGCAAAAAAACCAAGATGCCATTTTTAGATAAAACGGTTCCTGAGAACAccgtaatccctcgcgcattcccGCTTCAAGATGACCGGCTTCAccacatcgcggatttttagtaggtagccACGTGACACTGTACGCgccttctattggctgacagcatccggaagtgcgctgcgttccgatactcacggaacgcagcacacttctgtgtattaaagaaagcGCTTTTAACAattataagagtgtgggaataggtaatacagatataaggtggtttaatatcagtatgggaaggttctttaatgttgaaattaccaaaaataataaaatagtttgtcgcaataTCGTGGAATTCCATTATTTGCGGcgggtcctggaacgcattaattgcgagtaacaagggatcactgtatctTATTATTGTGTGTGAGAAATTTTACTATTGTATAAGCAATACTCTGTTTTAAGTGAAAGAATGCCTTCAGAAGATTCTGACTATCTACAACTGTATGTGAGCAATGAAAGATCAAGAATCATCCCAGATGGGATGTACGTTGGAAAAGTTTATTCTGACATGAACagagtgaaaataaataaaacttttcagGGTAGTGGGGGACCTTTGGCGGTCTATCCACAACCATTCTCCAGCACCTTTGGCATTGCTGGGCCAGTGATGGTGTGACTGAATGGGGTGGCGGTGGGAAGGGAGGGATCTACCCTCACTTGATGAGCGGTCACCCCTTGTCCCCCGTTCCTCACCCCATACGGCGAGTGGAGACGTGCCCCGGGTGGAGTGGAGGCCAAGTGGGGGGGGTTCCTACGGCGGCGAGCTGATGACGATGTCCCGAGAGAGGAGGGTGTGAGACAAAatggaaggaaaacaaaataaaacaacaagatGGGTTTGCTTCAACATCCCTTGTACATAGTCCTTGTCTTTCCTTGGTTGGTCTTTGACACAGTGGAGATGGTAAACACCGTTGGGCTGTCTGTAGGGAACTACAGTTCCTTCAGCACTCCTCTTGCTGGCCTCTTACACAGACATGATGTGCTTGACGAAAGCTGGAAACACAAAGAGATCTGTCAAGATTTTTGGAATGATGTGGAAAAAAGACAGACGGTATCCTGGGAAATGAAGGCTTACCCTCATAGTGCACACTGCCATTCTCATCCTCCTGGCCGGCCATGAGGGCATCAATCTCGGGCTCGCTCATCTTCTCTCCTGTAGAGTCACAGCGATCCGTGTCGAGATCAATTTCACATACAGTGCATGCTAAGCAAACTATATTTGTGTGCTTCTATATTTAGGGAAGGAGATTTGAGACGCACCCAGGGTGGACAGCACGATACGCAGCTCAGCGCCCATAACTGTGCCGTTGCCCTCCTTGTCAAAGACGCGCAGACCCTCAACGTAGTCGTCGTAGGTACCCTTTTGGAGGGCATCGACCTGCTTCAGCATGGGCAGGAAAGCGTCAAAGTTGAGCCTCTTGTTGGCCATGTCTGTGGAGACATGTCACGGTCACCCATGATGTCTGCCATTTTCTTAGAGAAAACGACAGACATCTTTTACATTTATCCAAGCTGCTTTTTCACAAATCTGACTGATCTAACCATGAAAATAGACCATCTTTTTAGCGTTTTAAGATATGTCAACATGTGTTCCACATGCAATGGACTTTTACCATCAGCATTTGGGTTGCCCAGAATCTTCACAACGTCCTTGTTGGTGGGGTTCTGGCCCAGAGCGCGCATGATGTCAGCCACCTGGTTGAAGGCCACCTGGCTGTCACCAACTCTGTCAAAGAGACCAAAAGCCTCCTTGAAGTCTGGTCAGAAAAGGGAGAGTCAAGAGAGAACCCTGAGTTATAAAGCACTGACAAGAAcacaagaattaaaaaaaaaagatttggaaGCTACAGTGCTAACAATACTTCACTGGCTAAGAACACAAATTCTCAGGCTCATGGTTGGATTAGGTGGAGAAAGACCTCCGCAGTTGACATTCAAGTTACATTTGGTGTGCACAGTTGACATTAATGCTTATAATGCGTTGTATTGTAGGGACCTTATTGAGCTATGGCAGGTATGTGGTGTCAAAGCCTTGCACTTGCGGCACTGTTCCCAGCTTACAGGAGGCGACAGCTGTACAGGAAGGTACTGCCTGAACAAAGGCTAGCTATTTCTATGAATACAACCAAGAGGCCGACTCAGAGTGACCTTTTTGGCAGATTAATAGTCTTGTGTGGctcctgagcagcagcagcaagaaCAGCTGTAGcagacccccaccccctggACCCCGCTCCATTCCTGTACTTGTATTTGGGAGGAATTTGGAGGCGACATCAGGAGCAAACTGATACCCCAGCGACAGAATACGCCGGGCCATATAGAGTCATGCTTGCCCGGCCCGACTCGAGTTAAACACGAGAATGCTGACGGCGACGTAATCAACACCTCGACGAGCCTCAGGTGGAAATGGATGGAATGTGCCAAAGCAGCAGGAGCTAGTTTTGAGTTAGCCAAGCAGCGCATCACTTTGAGATAAACATATAACGCAAGAATGAAGGATTGTACTGCCTGGAAGGGCCAAACACAGGGTGATATTTCTGAAGGACACATCTCTCAGCGCTGAACAAAAGGGTTTTTGGATGCTAAGGGGATCACGGTTGTGCATCTTGAACCTTGGCCTGCTCATTATCGAGTCTACTGCTGGGTTGCAAGACCAGGCTTAGAATAGAAAGAGCTCAAATCTCCCTGACAGCTGGCCAAGTCTATGGAATGGCATGCATCTTGGATGTTTCTTCATCCTTTCTTCCATACTTCAGAGGTTAATTTTGACTAAAGGTTCACGCCTGCAGCGACTCGACTTTCTCCAGCGTgctgagaaaaaaatgacagactgAGCTCAGGGAAGAACATTTGGAGGGCGAACTTTCTCCTGCTGGTAATGGCCAAGTAAACACCACCCTGCATGATGGTGAGTACGAAATTTGGCAAGTAATTTAAACAGCACAAGGGTGTATCTTTCTTCCTCACTTACCCTCAATCTGGTCCGCTGAGAACTCGGTCTGCCACGTAGAAAAACACCAAAAGgtacatttacaaaaaacagaGACACGGGACACAGAGAAAGGAATGAAGAGAATTAGGGTGGAAATTTTTCTTTCAACCGTCAAAAGAAACAGATATATGTAGTGAAGTTATGGGTTCTACAGAAGCCTGCAGAAATGTGGATGTATTTCAAGGCAGAACTTTTTGTCGCAACATACGAAGTCTTGTCGTTCTCTTCCCTACAGCGTGATTTCAGTGTTGCCAATAAGAAAAGTCCCAATTACGGGCTTATTTTGGAGCGATGGTGTCCGAACCCATGCCAAAAAACAGATAGAAAAAAAGTAACTCCATCAGAAAcgccctccctccccctcccaaaAGGTCCAAAACACAATTTTGTACACACCATTTTGGAGAGTTGGAgctggaggaaagaaaggagatgAGAAGCTGGAGTCCCAAGACAGAGTGGTCCTGAGCCATGGTCGAAGCCCCCTCTTATTTATCCCAGGCATGTGATGTCACGTATGCTAATGGGATGGATCAGATGACACATTGGAACATCTTTAACTTTCTTAGGGCACACGGAgaggagagcagcagcagtaaGCCTTTAGAAGGGGACAGGGGTATTTTTAGACGACTCTGCGTCTTGCATGTCAAAcagtttttcttctctcttctaGAAAGTTTAAACCCTTCAATCAATTTGGGGCCCTAAAGCTTTCCCTGAGGAAAGATGTACACGGGTCAAGTGTGGGAAAATTGGGAAAAGTCAGCAACCTTCAGGCCCAATCGGACAGGCTTGAAGCCTTGAGAGCTCATTGACAGGGTGGTATTTTTAAACGGGACGAGACCGCTTCCTCCTCTTATGGTTAAATAAAAGCGGCAGGAAAACTTTCAAGAAGATATTAAGAATTGAAAATCAACTCTGAGATGCAGTTTGCTGAAGAACTCTTCTGAGGTGAaggacaacaacaaaatcaaccAGCTCTCACAACAGATCAGATTTCAGCCAAACACAAGAGAAACATTCTAAAATTAACGATTTTTGTATGATTGATGCTTCTTTCTTTACCgttaaaaaagattaaaaaatctCATGCAACTGACTGGAGAAGTGAACCTAAGGCAACTACATGATCAGGTCAACTTTCACATCATAAAGATAGAATTGCATCATGTATGGAGGTGAAACGTCCTGAGCGCCCAGCTGCTTCACCAAGCTTCCTGTTTTCACCAGAGCTCTCCATGGTGCTGACTGCGATCAAGAGCAAATCGACTGCTAATGCTgaggatgaaataaaaatgattctcCATCATTCCTTTCTGCTGGACTTATTTCCCAAGAGAAACAAGAGAATTGAGAGCAATGGGATCAAATCAAGATTTAATACTCATCTGTAGCCCCTATTATTACTCTAGTTACTCTCCaagaaaggaaaacaggacagaaatcaaacatttacttttgtcagacagacagaaaatgcaTTCAGTTAATGAAACCAAGTTGTTTATATCCTCCACATGTACTCCAGGACTATTATTACTGACAATTATATTACTATAaagtaacagcaaaaaaatccaaacatttgttCAGTTTAAATTTGGTTGTAAATGACAGGAAGTTGTGTTAATAATCCTCTGAGGGTGTGAATAGCAAGGCTGTAATTTGTCATCAGTGTGGCGACGCTGAACACGGCTACAGAACAGCGAGGAAACAAACTAAtggacatgggggggggggcgacgagGAAGCGAAACCGCCGCACAGATGAACTCTATTTTTACCCCCGTTCCTGCCCTTCGTCTTTGGTTTCTCCTATGCTGGCTGGACCTGAGCTATGACGGCGAGGGGAGGGTGAGCAGCCCCCACACCTCAAGACTCAATGACAGTAACAACCCGCCCCCGTCCGTCGACCCTGTGGCCTCCAGCTGGCATCGGGTCGCAAAGAACATGCATAGGGGGCTTAAAAAAGAGCGGTGGTATTGTGttatggggtggggggtggggggtttacATGAACCTTATTTGGACCAGACCTAAGCCAAGTAACCCATGGAGGAAGGAGATGAACATTTAGGATGGTTGTGACGGAAATATTCTGAaccaaatgatttaaaaaacattaaatgtctATTTATTATCCCTTAAAAGATAGTCAACACCTTTCATCCTCAAAATTTGACTTTCCAACGGTCTCTGCGGCACCAATGAATGCACTCCTTCTGCCAAGTGTTTAAGACGGTCATTGACACCttcgctgccccctggtgggcTTCCTCTGGCGCTGCATATTGATGGAGCGACAGCTGAAGACAAAGGTTTTATCTCTGAGGAGTTCACACCTACAGGCTAATCCTTTACCGCATAGCTCAGCACGAACTCATTTATATTTAGCGCGTGTAACTAGCTTGTTAACTTGCGTAATATCAAATGAGAGCATCTCTTTTTTTACATAGTGATGTTCACAAAGCACCGACTAATTCCCTGCAAAATAAACTTGTGCTTTCAACAGAAATTCCACTTAattcatgcacaaaaacaagTTTTAGCCTTTGACACATCTTAAGCTCGTAAGACAGACGAGTTCCCAAAAGAAAAtgagcatgaaaaaaaatcagtcccAGAAATGAACAAATCGAGATAAACGAAGCGCGAAGGAACCCGGAGCGTATTTCTTCTTCCGGTTTGGAACTTGCTTGCGGTGTGTTTGAGGAGAACGACCTGCAGAGAAAACCTTTACAGCTCAAAGGCCGGGAATCTGGCTTTCAGCGGCTGCAGGAGGTCGGCCAGGAAGTAGATGGTGCCAGCCATGCctgtgaacaggaagtcacagaaTTTACACAAATATATGCTGGAACATGTTCAGCAAACATCCTGTGTAACATTTTAAGATGgaggaataaaactgaaatttctatgttagcatattagcatTAACCAAATTTTAAGGTGTCATTAAATGCCCCAATTCAACTTGATAATAAAGGAAGTATGTagtgtatttcaaaataaaagccggCTTCATGACATCACGACCTTTAATTTCTGAGGAATGTCTTCACACGTTACCTTCGAAAAGTGAGAAGGGGGTGTCGGCTGTTCGGCATCCGTGTTTGCCGTAGTTCATGCACCAATCAGCAAACTGGATGGACAACGAGAGGCGGAGTCACACAACATTGGCCAAACCGTCCCAGGAGAACAACGGAGCAATGTCAACAACTGCTAAACATTGTGCCCGGCTCGGTGAAATCCCAgcatgtgtggggggggtatcGGATGATGACTGTGGCTCGGCCTGCCTGGTACGCGCAGCGAAGCTTATGGAAACATCTGAAGGCTCCATTCCATCCACTATGAATAGAACCGTATTAATGATCGTAAGTACGGGACCGGAGCCAACTGGACCCCGTCCAGAAGTCCCCTACCTGTCGCACTGATGGCTGCCAACACCGTCAGTAAACATTCCTGCCCCCTTCATGCACGCCTTCCCTGTCACTCCAATGACGTACTTACCATACAGGCTCTGTAGAGATGCTTGGGGTCCTGTGTTTGTCGGTAGAGGGCCAGGAAGGTGTAGGCGTTACCTGCGGCGCCGTGACACAACCCGTAACCCTTCCTCAGCAGGCCAAAGCGCCACACCACCTCGCCACACCCAAGGGCGTCATCCAGATACTGAGGCGCGCCAAAGACCTGAGACAAGATATTAGAGCTATCACTATGGCGACAGGTGGTACCGCTGCACAAACGGGACTCAAACACAACATTAGTGAGGAAACGTGGGTGTATTTACAGGAGCTCCTATAAATAAAACACCTGGTGGCgctaaaacaaaacattttcacctGTATTTTTCACcagaaaacaaactaaaacaggaagtaactgAGCGTCACCACAAGATGGCGCTGTGGCTCTATTCTCAAATCGGCCTTGACCGCGACATTACCTTGTGTGCCTGCAGGAGCATGTAGATCACCCCGGGCGACCCGTGGCACCAGTGCACCAGCAGATCTTGATCGTCTCCCACGCTGGTGGGGTAATTCCCCGAGGGGAACTTGAGGCGACAGACGTGGTCGACGCTGGGCTTCACCAGCCGGTGCACCTGCTCCTCCGCCCCGACGAAGCCTGGCTGCGATGGAAAGACATTTCACTTGTGGATCAATTGTAAGCTGTTATCTGTACTCTGAGACGCTTCCCACCTGCATGAGATAATAGTAGATGCCCGCCAGGCCGTGAGCGGCGCCAACGTACTGCTCGCCGTACCACTCGTGCATCAGCGGGGTCTGGTTCTGCATCCTGAACTTCCTGCTGGTGTGCTCGCCCGACTGGAGCACGGCGTCGCTGATCTGAGGAAGGAAACAACACACCccggttcacacacacacacctaatctGTAGAGTTGGAGGAAATCAACGGAGATGAATTAGAGCAATTTGATCACCAGAGCACGGAAAAGTGAGCATTTTAGGGCCAATGGCGAAGATACATCATCACCTCTTGTTTGCCTTTGTTTGCCTGGGATGGAGGGTCCGGCGTGACCTCACTCACCTGTTGGATGTACTGTAACGGGATCCTGTCCTGCCCCAGCTGCTGGTTGATGAAGACCAGGGAGTAGATGTAGCCCATTCGCCCGTAGAGCAGCTCGTCCGGCAGCCCAGCGGCGCCTTTTACCACGGCCtggtgcagctgcagcagtct from Antennarius striatus isolate MH-2024 chromosome 24, ASM4005453v1, whole genome shotgun sequence includes these protein-coding regions:
- the lancl1 gene encoding glutathione S-transferase LANCL1: MESRALANPYGDYDGSPASTQMLFDSHGKMTSEFSERLTSKIQELLTVMEAGLKSANPRDCITYTGWAGIALLYLHLHDVFQDPSFLQKAREHVERSLKCLTRRHDVTFLCGDAGPLAVGAVVYHRLQRPHDTDDCINRLLQLHQAVVKGAAGLPDELLYGRMGYIYSLVFINQQLGQDRIPLQYIQQISDAVLQSGEHTSRKFRMQNQTPLMHEWYGEQYVGAAHGLAGIYYYLMQPGFVGAEEQVHRLVKPSVDHVCRLKFPSGNYPTSVGDDQDLLVHWCHGSPGVIYMLLQAHKVFGAPQYLDDALGCGEVVWRFGLLRKGYGLCHGAAGNAYTFLALYRQTQDPKHLYRACMFADWCMNYGKHGCRTADTPFSLFEGMAGTIYFLADLLQPLKARFPAFEL
- the LOC137591327 gene encoding LOW QUALITY PROTEIN: myosin light chain 3, skeletal muscle isoform-like (The sequence of the model RefSeq protein was modified relative to this genomic sequence to represent the inferred CDS: inserted 2 bases in 1 codon), which produces MPGINKRGLRPWLRTTLSWDSSFSSPFFPXQLQLSKMTEFSADQIEDFKEAFGLFDRVGDSQVAFNQVADIMRALGQNPTNKDVVKILGNPNADDMANKRLNFDAFLPMLKQVDALQKGTYDDYVEGLRVFDKEGNGTVMGAELRIVLSTLGEKMSEPEIDALMAGQEDENGSVHYEAFVKHIMSV